The Paenibacillus sp. BIC5C1 DNA segment TGTTTGCGTAGGCCACCGCTTGTTTTCGTTTGTAATTCTTGCCGTCCTTCAGTACAGGACGATGGGGCGGTGGAGAAGGCATTCCCTTTGCAATCATACTAGGGTTTTCTTCCAGAGGATCGAGGTACCATTCCTTCCAAACGATCCATTGATCATTCATTTTTTTCAGTGTGACCGCATGCCACGTTCCGAGTCCAAACGAATGGGTTGATGATAACTGGTCATTATAGGCGTATGAGATCTGCTGCGAATGCCCCAAAGAAACGGTTGCCGTGTTATCTCTAAGACGAATTTTGGAGATATGGATTTTGGACAGTACATCGGTAATTTTCATGTTACGATGATCAGCCCATGCATGAAGATAGGTTTTGCGATTGACTTCCATGGTGTGAGCGTGACGGCTCAAGGGAGATTTAATATCATAATAGCGGTCCATATTATTATTTTGTGCGGCTAAGTATTTCGATCTTTCTGAAAAAAGGGATTCAAGATGTTGAGTGATTTCACGTTCTGTTGGGATGGAAGAAGCCTCGACAGGCCTTATTTGTTGCATATTCATAAACAAACAGCTAACCAGGAGTATGATTATCCATTTATACATGGTTATCTCCTCTTAAATGTTATTCAACCCATCGGGTATACACGACGAGACGCTTTTCGTGCTCTTTTTTTCTGCGATCGTACTTTCCAGTACATGTGATCAGATTCAACTGTTTTTCAGGGCTGTCACCAAATATTTTGTCCAAAGGAGCTTCTTGCGTATAATAAGATTGAACCTCCAGGACCTCGTATTTCATATATTGGTTGTTCTGGTCAAACAAAAAAACAAAAGCACCTGGTTTCAGATGTTTGAGTGGGTAGAATATGGCTGGACCTGTGTAGTTGTCCACATGACCGGCAACAATTGCATTTCCGTTTTCTCCCGGCAAAACTCCATCTGCATATAAGCCTGCCACCTCACTGGACTTGGGTGCTTTCAGTTGTCCATCCTCTGAAAGATGAATAGGAATAATTGAAGTACTCAAATGAACCGATGGAATGCATAAACGGACCGGCTTCTTCATGACCATGGTTTGGCGAATCTTTGTTTTTATCTCGGTACCAGCACCAATGTGATCGTTAAG contains these protein-coding regions:
- a CDS encoding class F sortase, producing MKNYTSLAAIVIYVIIMSLILSPAHGLKEQTAFRITALNDHIGAGTEIKTKIRQTMVMKKPVRLCIPSVHLSTSIIPIHLSEDGQLKAPKSSEVAGLYADGVLPGENGNAIVAGHVDNYTGPAIFYPLKHLKPGAFVFLFDQNNQYMKYEVLEVQSYYTQEAPLDKIFGDSPEKQLNLITCTGKYDRRKKEHEKRLVVYTRWVE
- a CDS encoding amidase domain-containing protein, which codes for MYKWIIILLVSCLFMNMQQIRPVEASSIPTEREITQHLESLFSERSKYLAAQNNNMDRYYDIKSPLSRHAHTMEVNRKTYLHAWADHRNMKITDVLSKIHISKIRLRDNTATVSLGHSQQISYAYNDQLSSTHSFGLGTWHAVTLKKMNDQWIVWKEWYLDPLEENPSMIAKGMPSPPPHRPVLKDGKNYKRKQAVAYANKYAGIAWRVNDNVRYNAKYKNYNNLGGDCTNFASQALGDQAEGGGLPMKGAWRYHFPKGGTRTWVQTDAFKNFILYSGYGKRIATESFSKLVEKTETHPHGSIGELAAGDLIAHVMHNDVDHFSIVTGFDQRGYPLVNSHTADRFQAPFDLGWDNKTKYILIHIRD